From one Streptomyces sp. Q6 genomic stretch:
- a CDS encoding aldo/keto reductase, with product MKEPVRADRPADHVESDLVDLTAVSIVELRRDPALAPNRRLLDDTRRPRSNAIGSGNPQGRAE from the coding sequence TTGAAAGAGCCGGTACGCGCCGACCGTCCGGCGGACCATGTGGAGTCGGACCTGGTGGACCTCACCGCGGTCAGCATCGTAGAACTCCGCCGGGACCCGGCCCTCGCCCCCAACCGCAGACTCCTCGACGACACCCGCCGCCCCCGCAGCAACGCGATAGGGAGCGGCAACCCCCAGGGCCGGGCCGAGTAG
- a CDS encoding HEXXH motif domain-containing protein, translating to MTTPSVTGPGARAGSGHPALRMPGALFDELATGGGSEQAVAFLARGERTRRLLLLRELLDRLDELPGLLGPLGDSADAWAAVEEAARRAPAAVDALLMSPQCGAWIAHALRRLHGAASGPPLWADVGHLVCVALAACVRSGVDADLTVPARHGAVSLPTLGLLQLPRTAQEFTAVRVAVRAGRVAAGTVAVRPLADAESPVWHRLRALGGDAVHLDDLDPYRDLDEPVAPSRLPAEEVAHWERALDEAYAILRRPGRAGGVGTIRPGDITRIVPWGVEDRAGARLSASTADAFGSMLVSRPQTGLDLAESLVHEFQHSKLGALLHLFPLLDDDRAERYYAPWRADPRHLSGLLHGAYAFTGVTGFWRARIGDRRADPENTAPFHFALRRLQTRLVVRTLATRGDLTPAGSRLVTGLAATLDGWLREPVDPDAGARARAAAVSHRVEWRLRNLRCAAAERADLDRAWREGAEAPVARHEPVIVPGASAVHWSDARGGLYLAPRPGPGADACLVAGTRSGRAPCTRSVCGRRPATRTPWRGGCWPKRGRGRGCGGCSPGPSGSPRRGPRPGWSPGTRRAPAG from the coding sequence GTGACGACACCGTCCGTGACCGGGCCCGGCGCACGGGCCGGCTCCGGTCACCCCGCGCTGCGCATGCCGGGAGCACTCTTCGACGAACTGGCCACCGGAGGCGGCTCCGAGCAGGCCGTGGCCTTCCTGGCCAGAGGTGAACGGACCCGACGTCTGCTCCTGCTGCGCGAGCTGCTCGACCGGCTCGACGAACTCCCGGGCCTTCTGGGCCCGTTGGGGGACAGTGCCGATGCGTGGGCCGCGGTCGAGGAGGCGGCGCGGCGGGCACCGGCCGCGGTGGACGCCCTGCTCATGAGCCCGCAGTGCGGAGCGTGGATCGCGCACGCGCTGCGCCGGCTGCACGGCGCAGCGTCCGGGCCGCCGCTGTGGGCGGACGTCGGACACCTCGTGTGCGTCGCGCTCGCCGCCTGCGTACGGAGCGGCGTCGATGCCGATCTGACGGTCCCCGCGCGGCACGGAGCGGTGAGCCTGCCCACGCTCGGACTCCTCCAACTTCCCCGGACCGCGCAGGAGTTCACCGCTGTGCGGGTCGCCGTACGCGCGGGACGGGTGGCGGCGGGGACGGTCGCGGTCCGCCCGCTCGCCGATGCCGAATCGCCGGTGTGGCATCGGCTGCGCGCCCTGGGGGGCGACGCCGTCCACCTCGACGACCTCGACCCCTACCGCGACCTCGACGAACCCGTCGCCCCCTCCAGGCTGCCCGCCGAGGAGGTCGCCCACTGGGAGCGGGCGCTGGACGAGGCGTACGCCATCCTGCGCCGACCCGGGCGGGCGGGCGGTGTCGGGACGATCCGGCCCGGCGACATCACCCGTATCGTCCCCTGGGGTGTCGAGGACCGTGCCGGAGCGCGGCTGAGCGCCTCCACCGCGGACGCCTTCGGCTCCATGCTGGTGTCCCGTCCGCAGACCGGACTCGACCTCGCCGAGTCCCTCGTCCACGAGTTCCAGCACAGCAAACTCGGCGCGCTCCTCCATCTGTTCCCGCTGCTCGACGACGACCGGGCCGAGCGGTACTACGCGCCGTGGCGGGCCGACCCGCGCCATCTGTCCGGCCTGCTGCACGGCGCCTACGCGTTCACCGGGGTCACCGGTTTCTGGCGGGCCCGCATCGGGGACCGCCGGGCCGATCCGGAGAACACGGCACCCTTCCATTTCGCGCTGCGCCGCCTGCAGACCCGCCTCGTGGTGCGCACGCTCGCCACCCGCGGCGACCTCACCCCGGCGGGCAGCCGCCTGGTGACCGGTCTCGCGGCGACGCTCGACGGCTGGCTGCGCGAGCCCGTGGACCCCGACGCGGGAGCCCGTGCGCGGGCGGCGGCCGTCAGCCACCGGGTCGAATGGCGGCTGCGGAACCTGCGCTGCGCGGCGGCCGAGCGCGCGGACCTGGACCGGGCCTGGCGGGAGGGCGCGGAAGCGCCCGTGGCCCGGCACGAGCCCGTCATCGTCCCGGGGGCGTCCGCCGTGCACTGGTCGGACGCGCGGGGCGGCCTGTATCTCGCGCCGCGGCCGGGGCCCGGCGCCGACGCGTGCCTCGTGGCGGGGACCCGGAGCGGGCGCGCGCCCTGTACGCGGAGCGTCTGCGGCAGGCGCCCGGCGACGCGCACGCCCTGGCGGGGCGGATGCTGGCCGAAGCGGGGGCGCGGCCGGGGCTGCGGCGGCTGCTCGCCCGGCCCGAGCGGGTCGCCGCGGCGTGGGCCGCGGCCGGGGTGGAGCCCGGGGACGCGGCGGGCACCGGCCGGGTGA
- the fxsT gene encoding FxSxx-COOH system tetratricopeptide repeat protein: MTGLPRERAPDPSDGGHGEATGHDEPDWRDLADSAWLAAAWLASGRRDPAESHRTEADHPDGPAERDEIPPPRSAPVRPPTPPSSLPGSRATPSAPDADEESHDIRMPLFKSAPEGAGAESVFQLPPLPPPDPPRPLRLARALRVLGRRVPSRTLNLLDEERTAEHGLSDGLWIPYLRPEREPTFDLVFLVDDTLTMRAWRGTVRRIAEEATQSGAFRDVRTVRVCVPATGPAVLRWPGGRTGDPRELLDGSGRRLCLVVTDGLGAGWATAGADTLLTRLAGGGPTAVVHLLPPYLRHRSSLYPFRAQLGAAGFGALNRQLTCRPPHPLADPLPEPDDGGVPVPVLSAHPASFAAWADLVTGEPGVRRTLPVVLAGGLAKGAPAPGLRTPRIDGPRAAAAVVARFLGLASPIARHLALLLAVIPLDFDLIEELRERAVPEAGPDHVAEVMMGGLIDWDHDGGGSPEFADGVREALLATGNRSQLAHAVDLLADLRAGQGAAAPLRAAVRDPERTALPDPETSGRPWLRVELAVLRALSGPHARRAARIMAGITSGAPVANGGGPGAHRDNGAPGGEGLVADSTTEPGDDVPPTARPETTEHTDAGKADTTMDLKAPEHRFVRSGQPKIMGNVPPKNPNFTGREILLEAVEEQLRQKETAAVLPHALHGMGGVGKSQIAIEYVYRHSAEYNVIWWVPSERESLILASLAELAGVLGLNTGPQANTAVPAVQEALRTGKPHDNWLLIFDNAEDIDAVRAYFPSGGPGKIIVTSRNRDWERVATPLSVDVFDRSESIALLQRRAPDLSDQDADQLAEALGDLPLAIEQAGAWHAATGMPVAEHLELLAQRRLEILDLDPNPDYPVPVAAAWNLSLDRLAEEHPAARQLLEICALMAPEPIPLSLLRGGRNVVISPELDPVLRDPVLLARATRELSKFSLIRLDHKRGTLQMHRLMQNVLATGLDEAAEATMRKAAHQLLATAKPGEGAAPELWPTYQALLPHVQASGAVRSSDPWVRDFVYDVVFFLYFWGAHDTSMSMAREAWTAWQAQSGDDDILVIRMAKFLAFMLRKFGSPAEAMRLNETALERSRAGHVPDEELIGSMWQMAMAQRYQGDFEAARGLDEEALAMARRLFGPDDPQTLEAAHNYGVTLRCCGAFGEARAVDEETARQFDLLYGPTNGLTLNSLNGLAIDIRESGDYRGAHLLQESTYETYVTNFGPDNAATIKAARDLAVCRRRAGAVAAARELTEDTLVRFTERYGTQYEDTLATQMNAVVDRRLSGDLALSRELGEKNVTRYRTVFGESHASTLSALVNLAATLRALGEITAAEQHDVEAVEQFTATVGERHPFTLTARLGRANDHYARLGFAAARAVDEAVLPLLTDVLGPEHPLTLSCTANLGLDLRGLGETAEADRLHAQAVEGLTRVLGVEHPWRMAAQLHQRIEVDIAPLPM, from the coding sequence GCGCGACCCCGCGGAATCGCATCGGACGGAAGCGGATCATCCGGATGGCCCGGCGGAGCGGGACGAGATCCCGCCGCCGCGCTCCGCACCCGTTCGACCTCCCACCCCGCCCTCATCCCTGCCCGGGTCCCGGGCCACACCGTCCGCCCCCGACGCGGACGAGGAGTCGCACGACATCCGTATGCCCCTGTTCAAGTCCGCCCCCGAAGGCGCGGGCGCCGAATCCGTCTTCCAGCTGCCCCCGCTCCCGCCGCCCGACCCGCCGCGACCCCTGCGGCTCGCCCGTGCCCTGCGCGTACTCGGCCGCCGGGTGCCCTCGCGCACCCTGAACCTCCTCGACGAGGAGCGCACCGCCGAGCACGGCCTCAGCGACGGGTTGTGGATCCCGTACCTGCGACCGGAGCGGGAACCCACGTTCGACCTGGTGTTCCTCGTCGACGACACCCTCACCATGCGGGCCTGGCGCGGCACCGTCCGCCGTATCGCCGAGGAGGCCACGCAGAGCGGTGCGTTCCGTGACGTCCGTACCGTGCGCGTCTGCGTCCCCGCCACAGGACCCGCCGTCCTGCGCTGGCCCGGCGGCCGCACCGGCGACCCGCGGGAACTGCTCGACGGCAGCGGCAGGCGGCTCTGCCTCGTGGTCACCGACGGACTCGGCGCGGGCTGGGCCACCGCCGGCGCCGACACCCTGCTCACCCGGCTGGCGGGCGGCGGACCGACCGCCGTCGTCCACCTGTTACCGCCCTATCTGCGCCACCGCTCCTCGCTGTACCCGTTCCGCGCGCAGCTCGGCGCGGCCGGATTCGGCGCGCTCAACCGGCAGTTGACCTGCCGGCCACCGCACCCGCTCGCCGACCCGCTGCCCGAACCGGACGACGGCGGCGTCCCGGTGCCCGTGCTCAGCGCGCACCCCGCCTCGTTCGCGGCCTGGGCCGACCTCGTCACCGGCGAACCCGGCGTCCGGCGCACCCTGCCCGTCGTGCTCGCCGGCGGCCTCGCCAAGGGCGCCCCCGCGCCCGGACTGCGCACCCCGAGGATCGACGGCCCGCGCGCCGCGGCTGCCGTCGTCGCCCGCTTCCTCGGCCTGGCCAGCCCGATCGCCCGGCACCTCGCGCTGCTGCTCGCCGTGATCCCGCTCGACTTCGACCTCATCGAGGAGCTGCGCGAGCGCGCCGTCCCCGAAGCGGGCCCCGACCACGTCGCCGAGGTCATGATGGGCGGCCTCATCGACTGGGACCACGACGGCGGCGGCAGCCCCGAGTTCGCGGACGGCGTCCGCGAGGCGCTGCTCGCCACCGGGAACCGCAGCCAGCTGGCCCACGCCGTCGACCTGCTGGCCGACCTGCGCGCGGGCCAGGGCGCGGCCGCCCCGCTGCGAGCCGCCGTACGCGACCCCGAGCGCACGGCGCTGCCGGACCCCGAGACCTCGGGCCGCCCCTGGCTCCGCGTCGAACTGGCCGTGCTGCGGGCCCTGTCCGGGCCGCACGCCCGGCGCGCCGCGCGGATCATGGCGGGCATCACCTCCGGCGCACCCGTCGCGAACGGGGGTGGTCCGGGGGCGCACAGAGATAACGGTGCGCCTGGTGGGGAAGGGCTGGTTGCGGACAGCACCACCGAACCAGGAGACGATGTGCCGCCGACGGCGAGGCCTGAGACAACCGAACACACTGATGCTGGGAAGGCTGACACGACCATGGACCTCAAGGCTCCCGAACACCGCTTCGTCCGGAGCGGTCAGCCGAAGATCATGGGAAATGTGCCGCCCAAGAACCCCAACTTCACGGGGCGCGAGATCCTCCTGGAAGCGGTCGAGGAACAACTGCGGCAGAAGGAGACCGCCGCCGTCCTGCCGCACGCGCTGCACGGCATGGGCGGCGTCGGCAAGTCACAGATCGCGATCGAGTACGTGTACCGGCACAGCGCCGAGTACAACGTGATCTGGTGGGTCCCCTCGGAGCGCGAGTCCCTGATCCTCGCCTCCCTCGCCGAACTCGCCGGCGTCCTCGGCCTCAACACCGGCCCGCAGGCCAACACCGCGGTGCCCGCCGTCCAGGAGGCGCTGCGCACCGGGAAGCCGCACGACAACTGGCTGCTGATCTTCGACAACGCGGAGGACATCGACGCGGTCCGCGCCTACTTCCCCAGCGGCGGCCCCGGGAAGATCATCGTCACTTCGCGCAACCGCGACTGGGAGCGGGTCGCCACGCCGCTCAGCGTCGACGTCTTCGACCGGTCCGAGTCCATCGCCCTGCTCCAGCGGCGCGCGCCCGATCTGAGCGACCAGGACGCCGACCAGCTCGCGGAGGCCCTCGGCGACCTCCCGCTCGCCATCGAGCAGGCCGGAGCCTGGCACGCCGCCACCGGCATGCCCGTGGCCGAGCACCTCGAACTCCTCGCCCAGCGCCGCCTCGAGATCCTGGACCTGGACCCGAACCCGGACTACCCGGTGCCGGTCGCCGCGGCCTGGAACCTCTCCCTGGACCGCCTCGCGGAGGAGCACCCGGCGGCCCGTCAACTCCTGGAGATCTGCGCCCTGATGGCGCCCGAGCCGATCCCGCTGAGCCTGCTGCGCGGCGGCCGGAACGTGGTGATCAGCCCCGAACTCGACCCCGTCCTGCGCGACCCGGTGCTGCTCGCCCGCGCCACCCGTGAACTCAGCAAGTTCTCGCTGATCCGCCTCGACCACAAACGCGGCACGCTCCAGATGCACCGTCTGATGCAGAACGTGCTGGCGACCGGCCTCGACGAGGCCGCGGAGGCCACGATGCGCAAGGCCGCCCACCAGCTCCTCGCCACCGCCAAGCCCGGCGAGGGCGCAGCGCCCGAACTCTGGCCCACCTACCAGGCGTTGCTGCCGCACGTACAGGCGTCGGGGGCGGTGCGCAGCTCGGACCCCTGGGTCCGCGACTTCGTCTACGACGTGGTGTTCTTCCTCTACTTCTGGGGAGCCCACGACACCTCGATGAGCATGGCCAGGGAGGCCTGGACGGCCTGGCAGGCCCAGTCGGGCGACGACGACATCCTGGTGATCAGGATGGCGAAGTTCCTGGCGTTCATGCTGCGCAAGTTCGGCAGCCCGGCAGAGGCGATGCGGCTCAACGAGACGGCCCTGGAGCGCTCCCGGGCCGGGCACGTCCCGGACGAGGAGCTCATCGGCTCCATGTGGCAGATGGCCATGGCCCAGCGTTATCAGGGCGACTTCGAGGCCGCCCGCGGACTCGACGAGGAGGCGCTGGCGATGGCCCGGCGACTCTTCGGCCCGGACGACCCGCAGACCCTGGAGGCCGCGCACAACTACGGCGTCACCCTGCGCTGCTGCGGAGCGTTCGGCGAGGCGCGCGCCGTCGACGAGGAGACGGCCCGCCAGTTCGACCTGCTCTACGGGCCCACGAACGGACTGACGCTCAACTCGCTCAACGGCCTGGCGATCGACATCCGCGAGTCCGGCGACTACCGCGGTGCCCACCTCCTCCAGGAATCCACCTACGAGACGTACGTGACGAACTTCGGACCCGACAACGCCGCCACGATCAAGGCCGCCCGCGACCTCGCCGTGTGCCGCCGCCGTGCCGGAGCCGTCGCCGCGGCGCGCGAGCTGACCGAGGACACCCTGGTCCGCTTCACCGAGCGCTACGGAACGCAGTACGAGGACACCCTGGCCACACAGATGAACGCGGTGGTCGACCGTCGGCTCAGCGGCGACCTGGCGCTCTCGCGCGAACTGGGCGAGAAGAACGTGACGCGCTACCGCACCGTGTTCGGCGAGAGCCACGCGAGCACGCTGAGCGCCCTGGTCAACCTGGCCGCGACGCTGCGCGCCCTGGGTGAGATCACCGCCGCCGAGCAGCACGACGTCGAGGCCGTCGAGCAGTTCACGGCGACCGTCGGGGAGCGGCACCCCTTCACCCTCACCGCGCGTCTCGGCCGAGCCAACGACCACTACGCGCGCCTCGGGTTCGCGGCGGCCCGTGCCGTCGACGAGGCCGTGCTGCCGCTGCTGACGGACGTGTTGGGTCCGGAGCATCCCCTGACCCTGTCCTGCACCGCCAACCTGGGCCTGGACCTGCGCGGCCTCGGCGAGACGGCCGAGGCGGACCGGCTCCACGCGCAGGCGGTCGAGGGCCTCACCCGGGTCCTGGGCGTCGAACACCCCTGGCGGATGGCGGCCCAACTGCACCAGCGCATCGAGGTGGACATCGCCCCGCTGCCGATGTGA
- a CDS encoding glycoside hydrolase family 12 protein, giving the protein MAATARRSIPRRTLLGSALAAGAVIALTASPAEALIWSSSDQWGNYTTSDGYTLYNNIWGSGAGSQSIWANSSSNWGVWANHPNTGGIKSYPNAKKVVNKPLSSLSSLTSSYNVTVPSSGAYNTSYDIWDSDYDHEVMLWVNYNGAVGPLGTSQGNLTLGGHTWTVYKGDNGANEVYSFLRTSDSTSGTVNILPILKWIKDTKGWWGDETIGDVQFGYEITSSSGGLDFRTNSFGVSSS; this is encoded by the coding sequence ATGGCAGCCACCGCACGACGCTCGATCCCCCGCCGCACGCTCCTCGGCTCCGCCCTGGCGGCCGGAGCGGTGATCGCCCTGACCGCCTCGCCCGCCGAGGCGCTCATCTGGTCCTCGTCCGACCAGTGGGGCAACTACACGACATCGGACGGCTACACGCTCTACAACAACATCTGGGGTTCGGGCGCGGGCTCCCAGTCGATCTGGGCCAACTCCTCGTCGAACTGGGGCGTCTGGGCGAACCACCCGAACACGGGCGGCATCAAGTCGTACCCGAACGCGAAGAAGGTCGTGAACAAGCCGCTGAGCTCGCTGTCCTCCCTCACCAGCAGCTACAACGTGACGGTGCCGTCGTCGGGCGCGTACAACACGTCGTACGACATCTGGGACAGCGACTACGACCACGAGGTCATGCTCTGGGTCAACTACAACGGAGCGGTCGGCCCGCTCGGCACCTCGCAGGGAAACCTCACACTCGGCGGGCACACGTGGACCGTCTACAAGGGCGACAACGGCGCCAACGAGGTCTATTCGTTCCTGCGCACCTCGGACTCCACGTCCGGCACGGTGAACATCCTGCCGATCCTGAAGTGGATCAAGGACACCAAGGGCTGGTGGGGCGACGAGACGATCGGTGACGTCCAGTTCGGCTACGAGATCACCTCGTCGTCCGGCGGCCTGGACTTCAGGACGAACAGCTTCGGCGTCTCCAGCAGCTGA
- a CDS encoding LacI family DNA-binding transcriptional regulator: MVTLAEVARHAGVSASTVSYVLSGKRSISAATRERVESSVRQLGYHPNAGARALASSKSNIIALMVPLRTDMYMPVMMEIAMAVATAARTHGYDILLLTGEEGAQAVRRIEGSALADAVIVMDVELDDERLPLLRSASRPAVLIGLPADTTGLTCVDLDFAAAGALCAQHLADLGHREIAVIGEAAAVYERRTGFAERTLTGLRERSNELGLRLLHRPCEGSYASVSATLSRIFDERPGTTAFVVQNEAATDPLLALLRQSGRAVPEDISVVAVCPDQVAAHASVPLTSVAVPAQEMGRRAVEQVIAQIEGRGSDEEVVLLKPELTLRDSAAQAPAGV; this comes from the coding sequence ATGGTCACGCTCGCAGAGGTCGCCCGGCACGCGGGAGTCTCCGCCAGCACCGTGAGTTACGTCCTCAGCGGCAAGCGGTCCATCTCCGCGGCCACCCGTGAGCGCGTCGAGAGCAGCGTCCGCCAGCTCGGCTACCACCCGAACGCGGGCGCGCGGGCCCTGGCCAGCAGCAAGTCGAACATCATCGCGCTGATGGTGCCGCTCCGCACCGACATGTACATGCCGGTGATGATGGAGATAGCGATGGCCGTCGCCACCGCCGCCCGCACCCACGGCTACGACATCCTGCTCCTCACCGGCGAGGAGGGCGCCCAGGCCGTACGCCGCATCGAGGGCAGCGCGCTCGCCGACGCCGTGATCGTGATGGACGTCGAGCTGGACGACGAGCGGCTGCCGCTGCTGCGCTCCGCGAGCCGCCCCGCCGTGCTGATCGGTCTGCCGGCCGACACCACCGGGCTCACCTGCGTGGACCTCGACTTCGCCGCCGCGGGCGCCCTGTGCGCCCAGCACCTCGCCGACCTCGGACACCGGGAGATCGCCGTCATCGGCGAGGCCGCCGCCGTCTACGAGCGGCGCACCGGGTTCGCCGAGCGGACCCTGACCGGCCTGCGCGAGCGCAGCAACGAACTGGGACTGCGCCTGCTGCACCGGCCGTGCGAAGGCTCGTACGCCTCCGTCTCGGCAACGTTGTCGAGGATCTTCGACGAGCGGCCGGGCACCACCGCCTTCGTCGTCCAGAACGAGGCGGCGACCGACCCGCTGCTCGCCCTGCTGCGCCAGTCCGGGCGCGCGGTCCCCGAGGACATCTCCGTCGTCGCGGTCTGCCCCGACCAGGTCGCGGCCCACGCGTCGGTGCCGCTCACCTCGGTCGCCGTGCCCGCGCAGGAGATGGGGCGGCGCGCGGTCGAGCAGGTCATCGCGCAGATCGAGGGCCGGGGCTCGGACGAGGAAGTCGTGCTGCTCAAGCCGGAGTTGACCCTGCGCGACAGCGCGGCCCAGGCCCCCGCCGGGGTCTGA
- a CDS encoding effector-associated domain 2-containing protein, whose protein sequence is MRHPEIDPARVTALVVGIERYRAGDTWRLPGPAHDALRFHTWLRERGVPERNILLHLAPVDDERPWPAHEPADHATLRDALVRELPARQGDFLWVWWGGHGVLDQDERIRLYCSDATADDRRNLDLESARRRLSSDSLTGFGRQTWVVDACQTFDERHGFPHSLPTEHLPAGGRTDVHEQALLLAATRGQRAVNDPERRTGLFSDLVLTSLARTGGGAAPDPVPLFADVRDLVEKEWSSGRTEQLPTLILNRPGHAETVRPRPVRAAGRGTLAALTRVVEALLAYPLAHSLDERQTLVLLLDPRLTAHMRRNPAPRPDLVAVVRAHGTRSDDLWTLYEAVTSLDDDPGRAAELRDAIEGLAAD, encoded by the coding sequence GTGAGGCACCCGGAGATCGACCCCGCTCGCGTGACGGCGCTCGTCGTCGGCATCGAACGCTACCGGGCCGGCGACACCTGGCGGCTGCCCGGACCCGCCCACGACGCCCTGCGCTTCCACACCTGGCTGCGCGAGCGCGGCGTGCCCGAGCGCAACATCCTGCTGCACCTCGCGCCCGTCGACGACGAGCGGCCGTGGCCCGCGCACGAACCCGCCGACCACGCCACGCTGCGCGACGCACTCGTGCGCGAACTCCCCGCACGCCAGGGGGACTTCCTGTGGGTGTGGTGGGGCGGCCACGGAGTCCTCGACCAGGACGAGCGGATCCGTCTCTACTGTTCCGACGCCACCGCCGACGACCGACGCAATCTGGACCTGGAGTCCGCCCGCAGACGCCTGTCCAGCGACTCCCTCACCGGATTCGGGCGGCAGACCTGGGTCGTCGACGCCTGCCAGACCTTCGACGAGCGGCACGGCTTCCCGCACTCCCTGCCCACCGAGCACCTCCCCGCGGGCGGCCGTACCGACGTGCACGAGCAGGCTCTGCTGCTGGCCGCGACGCGCGGGCAGCGCGCCGTCAACGACCCGGAGCGACGCACCGGACTCTTCTCCGACCTCGTCCTCACCTCGCTCGCCCGGACCGGCGGCGGCGCGGCACCCGACCCGGTGCCGCTCTTCGCCGACGTGCGCGACCTGGTCGAGAAGGAGTGGAGTTCGGGACGCACCGAGCAGCTGCCGACACTGATCCTCAACCGGCCGGGACACGCGGAGACGGTGCGGCCGCGCCCCGTACGGGCCGCAGGCCGCGGCACCCTCGCGGCGCTCACCCGCGTCGTCGAGGCGCTCCTCGCCTATCCGCTGGCCCACAGCCTCGACGAGCGCCAGACCCTGGTGCTGCTGCTCGACCCGAGGCTGACCGCCCACATGCGGCGCAACCCCGCTCCACGCCCCGACCTGGTCGCCGTCGTGCGCGCCCACGGCACCCGGAGCGACGATCTGTGGACCTTGTACGAGGCGGTCACCTCGCTCGACGACGACCCGGGCAGAGCCGCCGAACTCCGCGACGCGATCGAGGGGTTGGCGGCCGACTGA